A single genomic interval of Corylus avellana chromosome ca10, CavTom2PMs-1.0 harbors:
- the LOC132164173 gene encoding UDP-glycosyltransferase 76E1-like, which produces MEKNCHRRRRLVLLPCPFQGHINAMLQLGTILHARGFSITIVHAEFNSPDPSNHPNFNFLPIPDGLSEADISSGDPVSILWRINANCRSHLRECLSQMMTAPAREGPDDGDIACIIYDEFMYFSEAVANSLKLPSIILTTMSAATFLARTALIQLVADGQLPFQDSVLQDSVPELYPLRYKDLPIPLFGICDTFSKLVLEAYKIRTSSAIIWNTMDCLEPSSLSHIKHQFQVPILPLGPMHKFAPASSSSLWKEDTSCMEWLGKQTKHSVIYVSLGSIASMDEKQLAELAWGLASSQQPFLWVIRPGSVHGSEWIEILPEGFKENIGDRGCIVTWALQKEVLAHSAVGGFLSHCGWNSTLESISEGIPMICRPYFGDQRVNARYVSHVWKVGLELENEMERGEIKRAVRRVMVEKEGEAMRERAKNLKENIELCIKEDGSSNNALNRLVEMIMS; this is translated from the exons atggaAAAGAATTGCCATAGACGTCGGCGGTTGGTTCTACTGCCATGTCCATTCCAAGGCCACATAAATGCCATGCTTCAGCTCGGCACCATCCTTCACGCCCGTGGATTCTCCATCACAATCGTCCACGCCGAGTTCAACTCTCCGGACCCTTCGAACCACCCGAATTTCAATTTCCTTCCAATACCGGATGGCTTATCCGAAGCCGATATCTCATCCGGGGATCCGGTAAGTATTCTATGGCGGATTAATGCCAACTGCAGATCCCATCTCCGTGAATGCTTGTCTCAGATGATGACGGCACCGGCACGTGAAGGCCCAGATGACGGCGATATCGCCTGCATCATCTACGATGAATTCATGTACTTCTCAGAGGCCGTGGCCAATTCTCTGAAGCTTCCAAGCATCATCTTAACCACCATGAGTGCTGCCACTTTTCTTGCTCGCACCGCCCTAATCCAACTCGTGGCGGACGGTCAACTTCCCTTCCAAG ATTCTGTGTTACAGGACTCGGTTCCAGAGCTTTATCCACTCAGATATAAGGATCTACCAATTCCCTTGTTCGGAATATGTGATACCTTTTCAAAACTAGTACTTGAAGCGTACAAGATTAGAACATCTTCAGCCATCATTTGGAATACCATGGACTGCCTTGAACCATCGTCGTTGTCACATATCAAACACCAATTCCAAGTTCCAATCCTACCCTTGGGCCCTATGCACAAATTTGCCCCAGCCTCCAGCAGTAGCTTATGGAAAGAGGATACTAGCTGCATGGAATGGCTTGGGAAACAAACTAAACACTCAGTTATATACGTGAGCTTGGGAAGCATAGCATCCATGGATGAGAAGCAGCTAGCCGAATTGGCATGGGGACTAGCCAGCAGCCAGCAGCCTTTCTTGTGGGTGATTCGGCCGGGTTCAGTTCACGGTTCAGAATGGATTGAAATACTACCCGAAGGTTTCAAAGAAAATATTGGAGATAGAGGTTGCATTGTGACATGGGCACTGCAGAAGGAAGTTTTGGCGCATAGCGCAGTGGGAGGGTTTTTGAGCCATTGTGGTTGGAATTCAACGCTGGAGAGTATTTCCGAAGGAATTCCAATGATATGCAGACCGTATTTCGGGGACCAGAGAGTGAATGCAAGGTATGTGAGCCATGTATGGAAGGTAGGCTTGGAATTGGAGAACGAGATGGAAAGAGGTGAGATAAAGAGAGCTGTAAGAAGAGTAATGGTGGAAAAGGAAGGGGAGGCCATGAGAGAAAGGGCTAAGAATTTGAAGGAGAATATTGAACTTTGTATTAAAGAAGATGGTTCTTCCAACAATGCCTTGAACAGGCTGGTGGAGATGATCATGTCATGA
- the LOC132164304 gene encoding copper transporter 1-like, whose product MDGMHGMGGMSPSPSSTNGTSGMIRHKMMMHMTFFWGTNAEVLFSHWPGKSTGMYVLALFFIFALSFLVEFLSHCRLVGPGSSDVAAGLLQTFLFAVRIGLAYMVMLAVMSFNGGVFLAAVAGHTLGFFIFGSRVFKKQEAVKESDLPPLTCC is encoded by the coding sequence ATGGATGGTATGCATGGCATGGGTGGTATgtcaccatcaccatcatccACGAATGGCACATCCGGGATGATTCGCCACAAGATGATGATGCACATGACCTTCTTCTGGGGCACGAACGCCGAGGTACTCTTCTCCCACTGGCCCGGCAAGAGCACCGGCATGTACGTATTAGCCTTGTTCTTCATCTTCGCGCTCTCTTTTCTGGTTGAGTTTCTCTCTCATTGCCGCTTGGTCGGACCTGGCTCGTCCGACGTGGCCGCCGGTCTCCTCCAAACATTCTTGTTTGCCGTGAGGATCGGGCTGGCCTACATGGTTATGTTGGCTGTCATGTCTTTCAACGGTGGGGTGTTTTTGGCCGCCGTCGCCGGCCACACTTtggggtttttcatttttggtagcAGGGTTTTCAAGAAACAAGAGGCGGTGAAAGAATCTGATCTTCCTCCTCTGACTTGTTGTTGA
- the LOC132163604 gene encoding 18.5 kDa class I heat shock protein-like, protein MSIIPSFFSGRRSSVFDPFKDYPFPTFPEFSRENSEFVNAKIDWKETPEAHVFKADLPGLKKEEVKVEIEDDRVLHISGERNVEKEDKNDTWHRVERSSGKFVRRLRLPENAKMEEVKASMENGVLTVTVPKEEVKKPEVKSIEISG, encoded by the coding sequence ATGTCGATCATCCCAAGCTTCTTTAGTGGCCGGCGAAGTAGCGTCTTCGACCCCTTCAAGGATTACCCCTTCCCCACTTTTCCTGAATTTTCACGAGAAAATTCTGAGTTCGTGAATGCCAAAATTGACTGGAAAGAGACCCCAGAAGCCCACGTGTTCAAGGCGGATCTTCCGGGGCTGAAGAAGGAGGAAGTGAAGGTTGAGATCGAAGATGACAGAGTGCTCCATATCAGCGGAGAGAGGAATGTGGAGAAGGAAGACAAGAACGACACGTGGCATAGGGTGGAGCGCAGTAGCGGGAAGTTCGTGAGGAGGTTGAGGCTGCCGGAGAATGCGAAGATGGAGGAGGTGAAGGCGTCCATGGAGAATGGGGTTCTTACGGTCACTGTTCCCAAAGAGGAGGTGAAGAAGCCCGAGGTGAAATCCATTGAAATTTCTGGTTGA
- the LOC132163931 gene encoding uncharacterized protein LOC132163931, translating to MMAVDLHSTELLLPSDFLYDEEEDDILPKNLKPSKVLKESSYYNPWEAPQSALSSPVGSELGSGSAESESDKEDDYIAELTRQMAHYMLQDDDKMEKKTWGSAGSPQSTLWSPLGSSNGSRDGSEPSPPPTPEFAEDPFWDSRYDAVVGLEKMNLNDCENPKFQNSGLYSNPPLTGHQLRAIELIRLKQERAMKQQASSDWEKQANVSQQFQKNGRLCSGLGNGRKAPTDPWTQTQTQAPAPAPAQCHQQVGSGMRAFSLGGGDSGNGSCGTGGTGVFLPRGVWYSSEPRKKPGCSTVFIPARVAQALKLHFDQMGARSRSSNNPAAASPLPHDGLMMGRSSNGGLNSKQKRQSRAVPAMNCHEMGLPQEWTY from the exons ATGATGGCGGTTGACCTACACAGCACTGAGTTACTGCTTCCTTCTGACTTTCTCTATGACGAGGAAGAGGATGATATTCTTCCGAAGAATCTCAAGCCCTCCAAGGTTCTCAAGGAGTCGAGCTATTATAATCCCTGGGAAGCTCCTCAATCGGCTCTCAGTTCCCCTGTTGGGTCCGAACTCGGTTCCGGTTCGGCCGAGTCGGAGAGTGACAAGGAAGACGATTACATTGCCGAGTTAACCCGCCAGATGGCGCACTACATGCTTCAAGATGatgacaaaatggaaaaaaag ACATGGGGTTCGGCTGGTTCGCCACAATCAACGCTGTGGTCACCGCTGGGCTCGAGCAATGGAAGCCGAGATGGTTCTGAACCATCGCCGCCACCTACGCCGGAGTTTGCAGAAGACCCCTTTTGGGATAGCAGATACGACGCCGTTGTTGGGTTGGAGAAGATGAACCTAAACGATTGCGAAAACCCCAAATTCCAGAATAGCGGGTTGTACTCAAACCCGCCTCTCACTGGCCATCAACTTCGCGCTATTGAA TTAATTAGGCTGAAACAAGAGCGTGCTATGAAGCAACAAGCCTCTTCAGATTGGGAAAAACAAGCTAATGTTTCTCAGCAGTTTCAGAAGAACGGTAGACTTTGTAGCGGGTTGGGTAATGGAAGAAAGGCTCCGACAGACCCATGGACTCAGACTCAGACTCAGGCACCGGCACCGGCACCGGCACAGTGTCACCAGCAAGTCGGGTCGGGTATGCGGGCGTTTTCCCTGGGTGGAGGCGATTCCGGAAATGGATCATGTGGGACTGGTGGAACGGGTGTTTTCTTGCCCCGCGGAGTCTGGTACTCCTCCGAACCACGCAAGAAACCAG GATGCTCCACTGTTTTTATACCAGCAAGAGTTGCGCAGGCGCTAAAGCTTCACTTTGACCAAATGGGCGCCCGGTCTCGATCCAGCAATAATCCCGCTGCTGCTTCCCCTCTCCCACACG ATGGGTTGATGATGGGGAGGAGTAGTAATGGGGGGTTGAATTCAAAGCAAAAGCGGCAGTCCCGGGCGGTGCCAGCCATGAACTGTCATGAGATGGGGCTGCCTCAAGAATGGACGTATTGA
- the LOC132163107 gene encoding copper transporter 1-like: MLALVSVFVVGFVVEWLSHTRFIKSTTDNITAGLVQTTMYAVRVVLAYLLMLAVMSFNVGVLLAAVGGYTVGFFIFGSRVFVNSKTTPFQDPSDLPPLNC; this comes from the coding sequence ATGTTGGCCTTAGTTTCAGTCTTTGTGGTGGGTTTTGTGGTGGAGTGGCTTTCGCACACCAGATTTATCAAGTCTACCACCGACAATATCACAGCTGGACTTGTACAGACTACGATGTATGCCGTTCGTGTTGTGTTGGCTTACTTGCTCATGCTTGCCGTCATGTCGTTTAATGTTGGCGTGCTGCTTGCTGCAGTCGGAGGATACACAGTAGGGTTCTTCATCTTTGGCAGTCGGGTTTTTGTGAATTCAAAGACAACGCCTTTCCAAGATCCATCTGATCTTCCTCCATTGAATTGCTAA
- the LOC132164447 gene encoding flavonol 3-O-glucosyltransferase UGT76E12-like: MEEQGKRRRCLRRVVLVPFPFQGHINPILQLGSILHSKGFSITVVHAQYNSPDPSSHPDFSFVPLPNTSSAPDFTVEIVASTVQLNTNYKACFQECLAQVMSQQGSDEGIACIIHDELMYFSQAEAKDLKLPSISLTVGNAAHFLARSALIQLKAEGHIPFPESKSQDLVPELYPLRFKDLPILEKLESYLALVSKAFNNKASSPIIYNTIDFLENSSLKKIQHQWQVPIFAMGPMHRIASTSSSSLLEEDTSCLAWLDKQSCKSVIYVSLGSVAFMDIKELAEMAWGLANSHQPFLWVVRPGSVLGEELIEVLSEEFKKNIGERGYIVKWAPQKKVLAHVAVGGFLSHCGWNSTLESICEGIPMICRPCLVDQKVNARYVSHEWRVGLELEGDLERGEIKRAIKTLMVGEEGEAMREEAKKLKENVELCIKEGGSSYNSMNRLVEMIRSF; this comes from the exons atggaagagCAAGGGAAGAGACGTCGATGTCTCCGGCGGGTGGTGCTGGTACCATTTCCGTTCCAAGGCCACATAAACCCAATACTTCAATTGGGCAGCATCCTCCACTCCAAGGGCTTCTCCATCACCGTCGTTCACGCCCAATACAACTCCCCAGACCCTTCAAGCCACCCAGATTTCAGCTTTGTTCCCTTGCCAAATACCTCATCCGCCCCCGACTTTACTGTTGAGATAGTAGCTTCTACGGTGCAGCTTAATACCAATTACAAAGCTTGTTTCCAGGAGTGCTTGGCTCAAGTGATGAGCCAACAGGGCTCGGACGAAGGAATCGCCTGCATCATTCACGATGAGCTCATGTACTTTTCCCAAGCAGAGGCAAAGGATCTGAAGCTTCCAAGCATTAGTTTAACTGTCGGTAATGCTGCCCATTTTCTTGCTCGTTCTGCCCTTATCCAGCTAAAGGCAGAAGGCCACATCCCCTTCCCAG AATCTAAGTCGCAGGATTTAGTTCCAGAACTTTATCCTCTCAGGTTCAAGGATCTACccattttggaaaaattagagAGCTATTTGGCACTAGTGAGTAAAGCTTTTAACAATAAAGCATCTTCGCCCATCATTTATAATACAATTGATTTCCTTGAAAATTCTTCACTGAAAAAAATCCAACATCAATGGCAAGTTCCAATATTCGCAATGGGCCCTATGCATAGGATTGCCTCGACCTCCTCTAGTAGCTTATTGGAAGAGGACACTAGTTGTTTGGCATGGCTTGATAAGCAAAGTTGTAAATCAGTCATTTATGTAAGCTTGGGAAGCGTGGCATTCATGGACATCAAAGAGCTTGCGGAGATGGCTTGGGGGCTAGCAAACAGCCATCAACCTTTCTTATGGGTGGTTCGGCCAGGCTCGGTTCTTGGCGAAGAATTAATTGAGGTATTATCcgaagaatttaaaaaaaacattggcGAGAGGGGTTACATTGTCAAATGGGCACCTCAAAAGAAAGTTCTAGCACACGTTGCAGTGGGAGGATTTTTGAGCCACTGTGGATGGAATTCAACGCTAGAGAGCATTTGCGAAGGAATTCCAATGATATGCCGACCATGTTTGGTGGACCAGAAAGTGAATGCAAGATATGTTAGCCATGAATGGAGAGTAGGCCTAGAATTGGAAGGGGATCTAGAGAGAGGTGAGATAAAGAGAGCTATAAAAACACTTATGGTGGGCGAAGAAGGGGAGGCGATGAGGGAGGAGGCTAAGAAATTGAAGGAGAATGTTGAACTTTGCATTAAAGAAGGTGGTTCTTCTTATAATTCCATGAATAGGCTCGTGGAGATGATCAGGTCGTTTTAA
- the LOC132163538 gene encoding class I heat shock protein-like — protein sequence MSIIPSFFGGRQSSVFDPFKDFPFLTFFELSQENSAFVNTRIDWKETPEAHVFKADLPGLKKEEVKVEIEDDRVLQISGERNVEKEDKNDTWHRVECSNGKFMRRFRLPENVKMEEVKASMENEVLTVTVPKEEVKKPDVKAIEISG from the coding sequence ATGTCGATCATCCCAAGTTTCTTCGGTGGCCGACAAAGCAGCGTCTTCGACCCCTTCAAGGATTTCCCGTTCCTCACATTTTTCGAACTTTCTCAGGAAAATTCTGCGTTTGTGAACACCAGAATCGACTGGAAGGAGACCCCAGAAGCCCATGTGTTCAAGGCCGATCTTCCGGGGCTGAAGAAGGAGGAAGTGAAGGTGGAGATCGAAGATGATAGAGTTCTCCAGATCAGCGGAGAGAGGAATGTGGAGAAGGAAGACAAGAACGACACGTGGCATAGGGTGGAGTGCAGCAACGGGAAGTTCATGAGGAGATTCAGGCTGCCGGAAAATGTGAAGATGGAGGAGGTGAAGGCGTCCATGGAGAATGAGGTTCTTACCGTGACTGTTCCAAAGGAGGAGGTCAAGAAGCCTGACGTTAAAGCGATTGAAATTTCGGGATGA